One window of Cydia fagiglandana chromosome 19, ilCydFagi1.1, whole genome shotgun sequence genomic DNA carries:
- the LOC134674077 gene encoding uncharacterized protein LOC134674077: MVAMLANPKWSEDLTIQMIIEYEKREYLWNPVSEHYKNKKIREQGYVEIINELNLVDVTVKELKNKIKNIRSSYSVELKKIRAARKAGAHAYRPSVTWFEHADRFLRAIVTPSSVDTSLLEIPASDDSDAVQDLSERKSPEKKSPRKRRSSTRSSTPYVLNTPSPRPGTPFGLSQPAAPFGILPPASSSFLNPPVGIATPLITSLATIYPVPAKQKKGNYDDRSEDGPQDLSQHSENGNENEFEMFGKLIASQLRKLPLSLALETQLKIQTLVNAARIQAVYQQYNYPGPSQEALSVQALSNGILASMATQSSYASRVMGLRNDSPEDMSRDLRTENSLGSEIED; this comes from the exons ATGGTAGCCATGCTAGCCAATCCCAAATGGAGCGAAGATTTAACAATTCAAATGATCATAGAGTACGAAAAACGCGAGTATCTATGGAACCCGGTATCGGAACATTACAAGAATAAAAAGATACGCGAGCAGGGTTATGTGGAGATTATTAACGAGTTGAACCTGGTGGATGTCACCGTTAAAGAATTGAAGAATAAGATAAAGAATATCCGGTCGTCGTATAGTGTAGAGCTGAAGAAGATTCGTGCGGCGCGTAAAGCCGGCGCGCATGCGTACCGGCCCAGCGTCACGTGGTTCGAGCACGCAGACAGGTTTCTGCGGGCGATCGTCACTCCGAGCTCC GTGGATACGAGTTTGCTGGAGATACCGGCGAGCGACGACAGCGACGCCGTTCAAGATTTAAGCGAGCGAAAATCTCCGGAGAAAAAGAGTCCTCGGAAAAGGCGCAGCTCGACGCGGTCGTCGACGCCGTACGTGCTCAACACGCCGTCGCCGCGCCCCGGGACGCCGTTCGGGCTGAGCCAGCCGGCCGCGCCGTTCGGCATCCTCCCGCCGGCCTCCTCCTCGTTCCTCAACCCTCCCGTGGGGATCGCGACGCCGCTCATTACGTCCCTCGCCACCATCTACCCGGTGCCCGCTAAACAAAAGAAAGGCAATTACGACGATCGGAGCGAGGACGGCCCTCAGGATTTAAGTCAGCACTCGGAAAACGGAAACGAGAACGAGTTTGAAATGTTCGGGAAACTGATAGCGAGCCAGCTGCGGAAGTTGCCGCTCAGTTTGGCGTTGGAAACGCAGCTCAAGATACAAACTTTGGTGAACGCGGCGAGAATTCAGGCTGTTTATCAGCAATACAACTACCCCGGGCCGTCGCAGGAGGCTCTCTCGGTCCAGGCGTTATCCAATGGGATATTGGCTAGCATGGCTACTCAAAGCTCGTACGCCTCACGTGTAATGGGTTTGAGGAATGATTCTCCGGAAGATATGAGCCGCGATTTGAGGACCGAAAATTCTTTGGGGTCGGAGATAGAAGACTAA